Proteins encoded in a region of the Diabrotica virgifera virgifera chromosome 4, PGI_DIABVI_V3a genome:
- the LOC126883593 gene encoding dnaJ homolog subfamily C member 2-like, with protein sequence MDDKEIILWVGHWRRAVRDRYTWEADVRRGQGCSAMEERVEGQYGTEREKFIYTSIHVNEVRFFETSNIKCNCQTKVNKGEARIEKSGICTAVALRYYFIYENVGGGEPELRFVQHPLIELEVDIPKEDKEEELTPETVDYEDDVEYLRSLDPKEWKSQDHYKVLGIPNIRYKATDDIIKTAYRKKVLKQHPDKRKALGEEIKTDDDYFNCITMVYETLGNISKRRAYDSVDPQFDNDLPCTSDKKKDFYKTFTYYFDLNSRWSEKTRVPKLGTENSTKEEVEHFYSFWYDFKSWREYSYEDEEDKDKCQDRDERRYVDKLNKAERLRKKKEEIKLICGEEKEKERSIVTLVTDSMSSNSNISTCISHNNSSEGEISEREDEISENSTNISNVQKEKRKRLNSLGSGSDKGEIKRAKEMDTYHKELVRSLDTLTEQMKKMEAENKRLMNQIHQMQEENKFQMVKLEEKITGKDQEIQKLTQKLLEMIDKHAEKEKLILKSNEKPTQAEKQTQKKTTVEEPTNMHEKERRRTSANSPNKENLIEMENNNAEWTTQQHQKKKQNKKTKITEKNVTEEEPKNISAAEKQTLIIQKRNEEYRVDRCEEGEYLQIL encoded by the exons ATGGATGATAAAGAGATAATATTGTGGGTGGGTCATTGGAGGAGAGCAGTCAGGGACAGATATACTTGGGAGGCGGATGTTAGGAGAGGCCAGGGCTGTAGCGCCATGGAAGAGAGAGTAGAAGGGCAGTATGGTACTGAACGAgaaaaatttatttacacaagTATTCATGTAAATGAGGTGCGTTTCTTTGAAACATCAAACATTAAATGCAATTGCCAGACAA aagtaaacAAGGGAGAAGCCAGAATTGAAAAAAGTGGTATTTGCACAGCAGTCGCGCtgagatattattttatttacgaaAATGTAGGCGGAGGAGAACCTGAACTTCGTTTTGTGCAACATCCCTTAATCGAACTAGAAGTTGATATTCCAAAAGAGGACAAAGAGGAAGAACTAACTCCAGAAACCGTGGACTATGAAGACGATGTAGAATATTTGAGAAGTTTAGACCCTAAAGAATGGAAGTCACAAGATCATTACAAAGTCCTAGGTATTCCAAATATAAGATACAAAGCAACAGATGACATTATCAAAACTGCCTACAGGAAGAAAGTCTTAAAGCAACATCCTGACAAACGTAAAGCGCTAGGGGAAGAAATCAAAACAGATGAtgattattttaactgtataacAATGGTTTATGAAACTCTAGGAAATATAAGTAAGAGAAGAGCGTACGATTCTGTTGATCCACAATTCGACAATGATCTACCTTGTACTAGTGataaaaaaaaagacttttaTAAAACGTTTACGTATTATTTTGACTTAAACTCCCGATGGTCTGAAAAAACACGGGTGCCCAAATTAGGGACTGAAAATTCGACAAAGGAAGAGGTGGAACACTTTTATTCGTTTTGGTATGATTTTAAATCATGGAGGGAATATTCCTATGAAGATGAAGAGGATAAAGATAAATGTCAAGATCGTGATGAGAGAAGGTATGTGGATAAGTTAAACAAAGCTGAGAgattaagaaagaaaaaagaagaaataaaattgatatgtggagaagaaaaggagaaggaac GTAGCATAGTAACATTAGTTACTGATTCCATGTCTAGTAATAGTAATATATCCACATGTATTTCCCATAATAATTCTAGCGAGGGTGAAATAAGTGAAAGGGAAGATGAAATCAGTGAAAATAGTACAAATATAAGCAACGtacaaaaagagaaaagaaaaagaCTCAATTCCTTAGGAAGCGGCTCAGACAAAGGAGAAATTAAACGTGCCAAAGAAATGGACACATACCACAAAGAACTAGTTCGATCATTGGACACATTAACTGAACAGATGAAAAAAATGGAGGCGGAAAATAAGCGCCTAATGAATCAAATCCATCAAATGCAAGAAGAAAACAAGTTCCAAATGGTCAAACTAGAAGAGAAAATAACCGGCAAAGATCAAGAAATACAGAAACTAACTCAAAAGCTACTTGAGATGATAGACAAACATGCGGAAAAGGAAAAGCTGATTTTAAAATCGAACGAAAAACCAACGCAAGCTGAAAAACAAACGCAGAAGAAAACGACGGTAGAAGAACCAACAAATATGCATGAAAAGGAAAGACGTAGAACTTCTGCTAATAGTCCAAATAAAGAAAACTTAATTGAAATGGAAAACAACAATGCTGAATGGACAACCCAGCAGCAccagaagaaaaaacaaaacaaaaaaaccaaaataacagaaaaaaacgTCACAGAAGAAGAACCGAAAAATATTAGCGCTGCTGAAAAGCAGACATTAATAATACAAAAGAGAAATGAAGAA